A single genomic interval of Astyanax mexicanus isolate ESR-SI-001 chromosome 4, AstMex3_surface, whole genome shotgun sequence harbors:
- the LOC125801210 gene encoding uncharacterized protein LOC125801210 has protein sequence MSSVWSKRRRICKLVQEAERDIAQHFEYTQMPSSASPLDQNANHSLSGETKKEHPSPVSPLSHGSVCSGSLEYHVCRDSNRRIPDSQSVLHGISVSPGCVSSPGSDSSDSDCCDNESNESMLLHQLKDWATTFSISLVGLTALLNLLRMYHPHLPRDGRTLLGTQSHVATRKVGNGEYYHFGLEQGIHQKLKSLKIQSSLQGLKLQFNIDGLPLFRSSRTQLWPILCLADCDYSKSPFLVGLYCGVTKPASVFDYLADFVKDLTNVLEHGIDYNGKQLEVSVSAFVCDAPARAFVKNIKSHNGYSGCDKCMQVGKWHNKMTYPETNARPRTDSNFCAMADEEHHLEGKLGPLTGIVKMVSQFPLDYMHLCCLGVMRKLLLFWLKGKKMATRLPSKTVGLVSKNLLNQRPYTPSEFSRKPRVDRN, from the coding sequence ATGTCATCTGTTTGGTCCAAGAGGCGTAGAATTTGTAAGCTTGTTCAAGAAGCAGAAAGAGATattgcacagcattttgaatacaCTCAAATGCCCAGTTCAGCCTCTCCTTTAGATCAAAATGCAAATCATAGTCTCTCTGGTGAAACCAAGAAGGAACATCCTTCCCCAGTCTCTCCTTTGTCTCATGGTAGTGTTTGTTCTGGTAGTTTAGAATACCATGTTTGTAGAGATTCCAACAGGAGAATTCCAGATTCTCAAAGTGTGCTTCATGGGATTTCTGTGTCTCCTGGATGTGTCAGTTCTCCTGGAAGTGACAGTTCTGACTCTGATTGTTGTGACAATGAGTCAAATGAGTCCATGCTCCTCCACCAGTTAAAAGACTGGGCTACTACGTTCTCCATTTCATTGGTAGGACTCACTGCACTCCTGAACCTGCTCAGGATGTATCATCCACATTTACCTAGAGATGGAAGAACATTGCTTGGCACGCAGTCACATGTAGCCACAAGAAAGGTAGGAAATGGTGAATACTACCATTTTGGGTTGGAGCAAGGTATACACCAGAAACTGAAAAGTCTCAAAATCCAAAGCAGTCTACAAGGACTAAAACTACAGTTCAACATTGATGGTCTACCACTTTTCAGAAGCTCAAGAACCCAACTTTGGCCTATTCTTTGTCTAGCTGATTGTGATTACTCCAAGTCTCCCTTTCTTGTGGGATTGTACTGCGGAGTAACTAAGCCTGCAAGTGTTTTTGACTATCTGGCTGACTTTGTGAAGGACTTGACAAATGTGCTGGAGCATGGCATTGACTACAATGGTAAACAGCTTGAAGTTTCAGTGTCAGCTTTTGTTTGTGACGCCCCAGCCAGAGCCTTTGTAAAGAACATCAAGTCACATAATGGCTATTCTGGATGTGACAAGTGCATGCAGGTGGGCAAATGGCATAATAAAATGACATACCCGGAAACCAATGCCAGACCAAGGACTGACTCCAATTTCTGTGCTATGGCTGATGAAGAACATCATTTGGAAGGGAAACTTGGCCCTTTGACAGGAATTGTAAAGATGGTGTCCCAGTTTCCACTCGACTATATGCACCTGTGCTGTCTCGGGGTTATGAGAAAACTTCTGCTTTTCTggctaaaaggaaaaaaaatggcgACCCGGCTTCCTTCAAAAACTGTTGGCTTGGTGTCCAAAAATCTGCTAAATCAACGGCCTTATACACCCTCTGAATTCTCTAGGAAACCAAGAGTTGACAGAAATTGA